From Triticum urartu cultivar G1812 chromosome 2, Tu2.1, whole genome shotgun sequence, a single genomic window includes:
- the LOC125541504 gene encoding actin-depolymerizing factor 9, whose protein sequence is MSQANSASGLAVHDDCKIKFSDLKARRSFRFIVFKIDEKSMEIKVERLGETSYGYEEFTNSLPADECRYAVYDLDFVTDENCQKSKIFFFSWSPDTARTRSKMLYASSKDRFRREMDGIQCEIQATDPSEMSLDIIKSRAH, encoded by the exons GCGAACTCTGCATCTGGTCTGGCTGTGCATGATGACTGCAAGATCAAGTTCTCGGACTTGAAGGCGAGACGAAGCTTCAGGTTCATCGTGTTCAAGATCGATGAGAAGTCGATGGAAATCAAGGTGGAGAGGCTCGGTGAGACTAGTTACGGCTACGAAGAATTCACAAACAGCCTCCCAGCTGATGAGTGTCGCTATGCTGTCTATGACCTCGACTTCGTAACCGACGAGAACTGCCAAAAGAGCAAGATCTTCTTCTTCTCCTG GTCTCCTGACACGGCAAGAACAAGGAGCAAGATGCTTTATGCGAGCTCCAAGGACAGGTTCAGGAGGGAGATGGACGGCATCCAGTGCGAGATCCAAGCGACCGACCCCAGTGAAATGAGCCTCGACATCATAAAAAGCCGAGCTCACTAA
- the LOC125536496 gene encoding uncharacterized protein LOC125536496 encodes MAFSSFPWPFRRRAGGSGSGGTGPSKPSAAEGKEEDAEELGVTPQLLDFLRTLSPGAFKSFPTSSTKSAAELSDWQQRHTVLVLARAKELAKVRYDLCPLHMKDKQFWTYILP; translated from the exons ATGGCCTTCTCCTCGTTCCCATGGCCGTTCCGCCGCCGAGCCGGCGGCAGTGGCAGCGGCGGAACCGGCCCAAGCAAACCCTCCGCCGCGGaggggaaggaggaggacgcggaggaGCTCGGCGTCACGCCGCAGCTCCTCGACTTCCTCCGGACACTCTCCCCCGGCGCCTTCAAGTCCTTCCCCACCAGCTCCACCAAG TCGGCGGCCGAGCTCTCGGACTGGCAGCAGCGGCACACCGTCCTCGTGCTCGCCAGAGCCAAG GAACTCGCTAAGGTCCGCTATGATCTATGCCCACTCCACATGAAGGACAAGCAGTTCTGGACATACATCTTGCCATAA